The proteins below are encoded in one region of Apium graveolens cultivar Ventura chromosome 4, ASM990537v1, whole genome shotgun sequence:
- the LOC141720320 gene encoding uncharacterized protein LOC141720320 isoform X4: protein MMSCKSILVVAGIVNPASSNNIIAAAAPQSNTSNNFFSRSAFGTSYKHSFTLKKKNNYSGKCACSLVLPLLPFPLEQVLVPTESKTLHLYEARYLQLLEESVSNKKNFFVHFVLDPIVVAYATSGPSFAARYGCLALIEKVERLEIGALVSIRGVGRVTIAKFEQSEPYLKGMVLPLQDNVPEDLSNIDSKVLELKKTLYSLNSLEIKLKASKEAALQTQTANSLSWSEKQCSVDCEEYFFPSIAERLSFAALQPISVIAAIPDP from the exons ATGATGAGTTGTAAGTCCATATTAGTCGTCGCCGGAATAGTAAATCCGGCGAGCTCTAACAATATAATTGCAGCTGCAGCACCTCAGAGCAATACTAGTAACAACTTTTTTTCTAGAAGCGCATTCGGGACCTCTTATAAACATTCTTTCACTTTAAAGAAAAAGAACAATTACTCTGGGAAATGTGCATGCTCTTTAGTGCTTCCTCTTCTTCCTTTTCCGTTAGAGCAG GTACTTGTTCCGACAGAGAGTAAGACACTTCATCTGTATGAAGCAAGATATCTACAACTCCTTGAAGAG TCCGTTTCAAATAAGAAGAATTTTTTTGTGCACTTTGTGTTGGATCCTATTGTTGTGGCTTATGCAACATCAGGACCATCTTTCGCTGCTCGATATGGTTGCTTGGCTTTAATAGAGAAA GTGGAGCGACTAGAGATTGGGGCCCTAGTTTCTATAAGGGGGGTAGGCCGTGTCACAATTGCAAAGTTTGAGCAG TCCGAGCCCTACTTGAAAGGAATGGTCCTACCACTTCAGGATAATGTACCAGAGGATCTTAGCAATATAGACTCTAAGGTTTTGGAATTGAAGAAAACACTTTACAGTTTAAATAGCTTGGAAATAAAGTTAAAG GCCAGCAAAGAGGCGGCTCTGCAGACTCAAACTGCCAACTCATTATCATGGTCTGAGAAGCAATGTTCAGTAGATTGTGAGGAATATTTTTTTCCGTCTATTGCCGAGCGTTTATCCTTTGCAGCACTTCAACCTATCTCAG TTATTGCCGCAATCCCCGATCCCTGA
- the LOC141720320 gene encoding uncharacterized protein LOC141720320 isoform X3, translating to MMSCKSILVVAGIVNPASSNNIIAAAAPQSNTSNNFFSRSAFGTSYKHSFTLKKKNNYSGKCACSLVLPLLPFPLEQVLVPTESKTLHLYEARYLQLLEESVSNKKNFFVHFVLDPIVVAYATSGPSFAARYGCLALIEKVERLEIGALVSIRGVGRVTIAKFEQSEPYLKGMVLPLQDNVPEDLSNIDSKVLELKKTLYSLNSLEIKLKASKEAALQTQTANSLSWSEKQCSVDCEEYFFPSIAERLSFAALQPISGPYLEEGVRDW from the exons ATGATGAGTTGTAAGTCCATATTAGTCGTCGCCGGAATAGTAAATCCGGCGAGCTCTAACAATATAATTGCAGCTGCAGCACCTCAGAGCAATACTAGTAACAACTTTTTTTCTAGAAGCGCATTCGGGACCTCTTATAAACATTCTTTCACTTTAAAGAAAAAGAACAATTACTCTGGGAAATGTGCATGCTCTTTAGTGCTTCCTCTTCTTCCTTTTCCGTTAGAGCAG GTACTTGTTCCGACAGAGAGTAAGACACTTCATCTGTATGAAGCAAGATATCTACAACTCCTTGAAGAG TCCGTTTCAAATAAGAAGAATTTTTTTGTGCACTTTGTGTTGGATCCTATTGTTGTGGCTTATGCAACATCAGGACCATCTTTCGCTGCTCGATATGGTTGCTTGGCTTTAATAGAGAAA GTGGAGCGACTAGAGATTGGGGCCCTAGTTTCTATAAGGGGGGTAGGCCGTGTCACAATTGCAAAGTTTGAGCAG TCCGAGCCCTACTTGAAAGGAATGGTCCTACCACTTCAGGATAATGTACCAGAGGATCTTAGCAATATAGACTCTAAGGTTTTGGAATTGAAGAAAACACTTTACAGTTTAAATAGCTTGGAAATAAAGTTAAAG GCCAGCAAAGAGGCGGCTCTGCAGACTCAAACTGCCAACTCATTATCATGGTCTGAGAAGCAATGTTCAGTAGATTGTGAGGAATATTTTTTTCCGTCTATTGCCGAGCGTTTATCCTTTGCAGCACTTCAACCTATCTCAG GCCCCTACTTGGAAGAGGGAGTTAGAGATTGGT